The following are from one region of the Leptospira selangorensis genome:
- a CDS encoding cell division protein FtsQ/DivIB produces MRHNIIDFLKESVQKRTSWWLLAFLFLLASTLGWGFRRGTLPQELNKLILTGHETLRTEEIVQIMGIQPGTSFENYDLGQMEHRLTSHPRIKSAHLEKKTDDQLLVEITERKPNYLVNSDGHLFEIDSDLKILSMDDVRSQGLTVLSGTFPREKGEVVGAAFKDLHTSVENAFRSYPALKTRISEVSLHEDGEIFVYADTPLSVRVQVGTLFQTEQVRKLYAVLAYLEKEKVRPKLVDIRGEDAVYH; encoded by the coding sequence ATGAGACATAATATAATTGACTTTTTGAAAGAATCCGTTCAAAAAAGAACGAGTTGGTGGCTTCTGGCCTTCCTCTTTCTATTGGCGAGCACTCTAGGCTGGGGATTTAGGAGGGGGACCCTTCCCCAGGAGTTGAATAAACTCATACTGACAGGACACGAAACTCTTAGAACGGAAGAAATAGTTCAGATCATGGGTATCCAACCGGGAACCTCTTTCGAAAATTACGACCTCGGCCAAATGGAACACCGACTTACCTCACATCCCAGAATCAAATCCGCTCATTTGGAAAAAAAAACGGACGACCAATTACTGGTGGAGATCACCGAAAGAAAACCGAATTATCTTGTGAACTCGGACGGTCATCTTTTCGAAATTGATTCAGACCTAAAGATACTTTCCATGGATGATGTTAGGAGCCAAGGGCTCACTGTTCTTTCCGGAACATTCCCGAGAGAAAAAGGAGAAGTGGTCGGTGCCGCGTTCAAAGACCTTCACACTTCCGTAGAGAATGCATTTCGTTCTTATCCAGCATTAAAGACCCGTATCTCAGAAGTATCCTTGCATGAAGATGGAGAAATTTTTGTCTACGCAGACACTCCTCTTTCAGTTCGTGTGCAAGTTGGGACCTTATTCCAAACGGAACAGGTCAGAAAGTTATACGCTGTATTAGCATATCTTGAAAAAGAAAAGGTCCGCCCCAAACTCGTGGACATACGAGGAGAAGACGCGGTCTACCATTAA
- a CDS encoding MlaD family protein, which translates to MKFPIPSPIHLGFVFFCAFFVLLYQSVIERSGSEEDYPYTLKIYYPKSQGIRPGTPVSILGLERGIVRDVDVVGIEEVPDKRFLDKNRTKAVEITIRLAEPITLYSNYDISFRTATVLSGRTIDINPGNAEEDSKQAFFKPTYKEEEDFRPDFAPSARYYDDFFAASTGVIRENKQDITLMFANMEEISYKLKSSNGSVPRFINDPDTYDNLAETLTDMRILGDDARRYVEGYRKLERSAPIPFSINLYRRTTIIGGISSDFYLNRL; encoded by the coding sequence ATGAAATTCCCGATCCCTTCTCCCATTCATCTAGGTTTCGTTTTCTTTTGTGCTTTTTTCGTACTCTTATACCAATCTGTGATCGAAAGATCAGGTTCCGAAGAGGATTATCCTTATACTTTAAAAATTTATTATCCTAAGTCCCAAGGTATTCGCCCCGGAACTCCGGTCAGCATTTTAGGATTGGAGAGGGGAATCGTTCGAGATGTGGATGTGGTTGGGATAGAAGAAGTTCCTGACAAAAGATTTTTGGACAAGAATAGGACCAAGGCTGTAGAGATCACGATCCGTCTTGCAGAACCGATCACATTATACTCAAACTATGATATTAGTTTTAGGACGGCTACGGTACTTTCCGGAAGAACTATAGATATTAATCCCGGAAACGCGGAAGAAGACTCCAAGCAGGCATTCTTTAAACCAACATATAAGGAAGAAGAAGATTTCCGTCCTGATTTTGCTCCTTCTGCCAGATACTATGATGACTTCTTTGCAGCATCCACGGGTGTGATCCGAGAAAATAAACAAGATATCACTTTGATGTTCGCAAACATGGAAGAGATCTCTTATAAACTCAAAAGTAGTAACGGTTCCGTTCCAAGGTTTATAAATGATCCGGATACCTATGATAATCTGGCCGAGACATTGACAGATATGAGAATTTTGGGGGACGACGCCAGAAGGTATGTAGAAGGATACCGCAAATTAGAAAGAAGTGCTCCTATTCCTTTCTCCATCAATCTATATCGTAGGACCACCATCATCGGTGGGATTTCCAGCGATTTCTATTTGAATAGACTATAA
- a CDS encoding glycosyltransferase: MKVAVIHDWLNGMRGGEIVLDSILKVFPDADLFTLFYEKGKLNERIENRKIVTAFTDKLPFKSKYRWYLPLFPTAIESLDLRGYDLIVSSSHCVAKGVIPDPDAIHISYVHSPMRYVWDLYYDYFPARSGLKFFAFELVSNYLRTWDSVSSNRVDSFLCNSEFVARRIQKFYRRDSQVVYPPCLPKGFQVKVGKKENFDLIVSAFAPYKRIDLAIEAYRKNGRPLKILGSGQEYKKLIKDLPPNVEILPHRPRNEVQEYMAKAKTFIFPGMEDFGIAPVEAQGYCTPVLAYAKGGALETVVSGKTGLFFKEQTAEALNSALEESDRKEWKSRDFQASVNRFTEEKFIIQIQKTVETINKNSGKRRGV, from the coding sequence ATGAAAGTCGCAGTGATCCATGATTGGCTGAATGGAATGAGAGGGGGAGAGATCGTACTTGATTCTATCCTCAAAGTATTTCCGGATGCGGATCTATTTACCCTTTTTTATGAAAAAGGAAAGTTAAACGAAAGAATAGAAAATAGAAAGATCGTAACCGCGTTCACCGATAAACTTCCTTTCAAATCCAAGTACCGTTGGTATCTTCCTTTATTTCCTACTGCGATAGAGTCCTTGGATCTAAGAGGATATGATCTGATAGTGTCTTCTTCTCATTGTGTTGCAAAAGGTGTGATCCCGGACCCGGATGCGATCCATATTAGTTATGTACATTCTCCCATGAGATATGTTTGGGATCTTTATTATGATTATTTTCCTGCGAGAAGCGGTTTGAAATTTTTTGCGTTCGAGCTTGTCTCCAATTATCTTCGCACCTGGGATTCCGTTTCTTCTAACAGAGTGGATTCTTTTTTATGCAACTCCGAGTTTGTTGCGAGAAGGATCCAAAAGTTTTATAGAAGGGACTCTCAAGTTGTATATCCTCCTTGTTTGCCTAAAGGGTTTCAGGTAAAAGTCGGGAAGAAGGAAAACTTCGACCTGATCGTGTCCGCATTTGCTCCTTATAAACGGATCGACTTAGCGATAGAAGCATACAGAAAGAATGGAAGGCCTCTTAAAATTTTAGGAAGCGGCCAAGAATATAAGAAACTTATAAAAGATCTTCCACCTAATGTGGAGATCTTACCTCATAGGCCAAGAAACGAAGTGCAAGAGTATATGGCCAAGGCGAAGACATTCATTTTTCCCGGGATGGAAGATTTCGGGATCGCGCCTGTCGAGGCTCAGGGGTATTGTACACCTGTTCTGGCATACGCAAAAGGTGGAGCTCTGGAAACGGTAGTTTCCGGAAAGACCGGGCTATTCTTCAAAGAGCAGACAGCGGAGGCATTGAACTCCGCATTAGAGGAATCGGACCGAAAAGAATGGAAATCCAGGGACTTTCAGGCCTCGGTAAACCGTTTTACAGAGGAAAAATTCATCATCCAAATTCAAAAGACGGTCGAGACTATAAACAAGAACTCTGGAAAAAGGAGGGGCGTTTGA
- a CDS encoding flagellar FlbD family protein, with protein sequence MITLHRLKGNEFVLNASHIECIEANPDTTITLSNDRKYVVQESIPEVIEKILEFKKRVLVFPLGSAPDQFKRAD encoded by the coding sequence TTGATTACTTTGCATAGATTAAAAGGAAATGAATTCGTTCTAAACGCCTCTCATATAGAATGTATCGAGGCCAATCCGGATACTACGATCACTTTGTCTAATGATAGAAAATATGTGGTCCAGGAAAGTATACCCGAAGTGATCGAAAAAATTTTGGAGTTCAAAAAACGAGTGCTGGTGTTTCCTTTGGGTTCCGCGCCGGATCAATTTAAGAGGGCAGATTAA
- a CDS encoding motility protein A, with protein sequence MDIATIIGFGSAVVVFAFGILSAGLNPIDIVDVPSVLITFGGATACTVMAVPWQNTLELGKVTRKAFREEKSDLIGLIKTLVSFSEKARREGLLALEDDVNELPEEFLRKGITLVVDGTDPELVRNIMETEMSNIASRHGAGKAWWENWGALAPAFGMIGTLIGLVQMLKNLGSGDASAIGTGMAAALITTLYGSMGANMIAIPIMKKLMRKSEDELLVRQIMIEGTLSIQSGDNPRIVKDKLASYLPPGERGVLKDEND encoded by the coding sequence ATGGATATAGCTACAATCATAGGTTTCGGCTCTGCAGTCGTAGTATTCGCTTTCGGGATTCTTTCCGCCGGTTTGAACCCGATCGATATCGTGGACGTACCTTCCGTATTGATCACATTCGGAGGAGCTACCGCTTGTACGGTGATGGCCGTACCTTGGCAAAATACTTTGGAATTGGGCAAGGTAACTCGTAAGGCTTTTAGAGAAGAAAAAAGCGATCTAATCGGACTCATTAAAACATTGGTTTCCTTCTCCGAAAAAGCAAGGAGAGAAGGTCTACTCGCGTTAGAAGATGACGTGAACGAACTTCCTGAAGAATTTTTAAGAAAGGGAATTACCCTGGTCGTGGACGGAACGGATCCTGAACTCGTTCGCAATATTATGGAAACTGAAATGAGTAATATTGCATCCAGACACGGAGCCGGAAAAGCTTGGTGGGAAAACTGGGGAGCGCTTGCTCCAGCATTCGGGATGATCGGAACTCTGATCGGACTCGTTCAGATGTTAAAGAACCTTGGATCCGGAGACGCGAGCGCGATCGGAACAGGGATGGCGGCAGCTTTGATCACCACATTGTACGGATCCATGGGAGCGAACATGATTGCGATCCCGATCATGAAAAAACTCATGCGTAAATCCGAAGACGAACTATTAGTAAGACAGATCATGATAGAAGGTACACTCTCCATACAATCAGGAGACAACCCTCGTATCGTGAAAGACAAACTCGCAAGTTATCTGCCACCTGGCGAACGCGGCGTATTGAAAGACGAAAACGATTAA
- the motB gene encoding flagellar motor protein MotB, translating into MAKQKCPECIQNIPEYMLTYGDMVTLLLCFFIMLYRTGKTNAIEMQIILSAFKTTTGFFDGGQTLSKGKLEEMGMNIESLPSMTTGKALSKSKKTATELFKPEIEAGKVRVTEDERGLVISLVGADYFNPGSAILQEPIKGTLKKASGLIKGLERFVRVEGHCDADAVLPGANPSREERTYLNNWDLAGARAINSTDYIVGVGKLDPSWFQAVSFGSYRPLVVENLGTPEAKAFNRRIDIVILTEKSTKRSDYESNFGLPKSRVPGSETSTESGL; encoded by the coding sequence ATGGCAAAACAGAAATGTCCAGAGTGTATCCAGAATATTCCAGAGTACATGCTTACTTATGGAGACATGGTTACACTTCTTCTTTGCTTCTTCATTATGTTATACCGTACAGGTAAAACGAATGCGATAGAAATGCAGATCATTCTATCCGCATTCAAGACAACTACAGGATTTTTCGACGGCGGCCAAACTCTTTCCAAAGGAAAATTGGAAGAGATGGGAATGAATATAGAAAGTCTTCCTTCCATGACTACTGGAAAGGCACTTTCTAAATCCAAGAAGACCGCTACGGAATTATTTAAGCCCGAGATAGAAGCAGGGAAAGTGCGAGTAACTGAAGACGAAAGAGGTCTTGTGATCAGCTTAGTTGGAGCCGATTATTTTAATCCTGGCTCTGCAATTTTACAGGAACCGATCAAAGGCACATTAAAAAAAGCCAGCGGACTCATTAAGGGACTCGAAAGATTCGTACGGGTAGAAGGTCACTGCGACGCAGATGCGGTGCTCCCCGGCGCAAATCCTAGCAGGGAAGAAAGAACTTATTTAAATAATTGGGACCTTGCAGGAGCAAGAGCGATCAACTCCACGGATTATATCGTGGGAGTTGGGAAATTGGATCCGAGTTGGTTCCAAGCAGTGAGTTTCGGATCTTATAGGCCTTTGGTTGTGGAGAACCTAGGAACTCCGGAAGCAAAAGCATTCAATAGAAGAATTGATATCGTAATTTTAACGGAAAAATCCACCAAACGAAGCGACTACGAATCCAATTTCGGCCTACCAAAAAGCCGTGTTCCAGGTTCAGAAACTTCCACCGAAAGTGGATTATAG
- a CDS encoding flagellar basal body-associated FliL family protein, translated as MGDPEIDEEEGGLPAADAGAGSSPLIKWLIYIAGAVFGIIIVVLVSMFVAKQAATSTFREMKNVALVKPPPPLMTFQFQEEFRINTADKGETHFVKMKLSFGVARDDAKITAELAERIAQMRDLVNLIIGRKTKDDLIDVEDQLDLREEIKAQINHILSDGKIQEVYFTEFIVN; from the coding sequence ATGGGCGATCCCGAAATAGACGAGGAAGAAGGCGGTTTACCCGCGGCGGATGCCGGCGCCGGCTCGTCTCCGCTCATCAAATGGCTGATCTATATTGCCGGTGCCGTATTCGGAATTATCATAGTTGTACTTGTTTCCATGTTTGTTGCGAAACAAGCGGCGACTAGTACTTTCCGTGAAATGAAAAACGTAGCCTTAGTAAAACCTCCTCCGCCATTAATGACCTTCCAATTTCAGGAAGAGTTCAGGATCAATACCGCGGATAAAGGGGAAACTCACTTCGTGAAGATGAAATTATCTTTCGGAGTTGCGAGAGACGATGCTAAGATCACTGCGGAACTTGCGGAAAGGATCGCTCAGATGAGAGACTTGGTGAACCTAATCATAGGAAGAAAAACCAAGGACGATCTGATCGACGTTGAAGATCAGTTAGATCTGAGAGAAGAGATCAAGGCTCAGATCAATCATATTCTCTCCGACGGAAAGATCCAAGAAGTTTACTTCACAGAATTTATCGTCAACTGA
- the kdsB gene encoding 3-deoxy-manno-octulosonate cytidylyltransferase — MTKPKILGVIPARYGSSRFPGKPLAKIGDLPMIAWTYKNSLKSSLLHDVVVATDDERILQIVSENGGKAVMTSPDHPSGTDRIREVALKYPDSGIIINIQGDEPGIESELIDGVAKLKLERPDWAMSTAAVQLEENEIQDPNRVKVVLDKNGRALYFSRSAIPSQFKKTVPAYRHLGIYGYDRDFLLGYPDLPPSALEESESLEQLRAMEAGHSIGVYIANRAALSVDTPEDLELVVEDFKKKGLIP, encoded by the coding sequence ATGACAAAACCGAAAATCCTAGGGGTCATACCCGCAAGATATGGAAGTTCCCGATTTCCTGGCAAACCATTGGCCAAGATCGGGGACCTTCCTATGATCGCCTGGACATATAAGAATTCCTTAAAATCTTCTCTCCTTCATGATGTAGTAGTTGCCACTGACGACGAAAGAATCTTACAGATCGTTTCGGAGAATGGTGGTAAGGCGGTAATGACTTCTCCCGATCATCCTTCCGGAACGGATAGGATCAGAGAAGTTGCACTCAAATATCCGGACTCAGGAATTATAATCAATATCCAAGGTGACGAACCTGGAATCGAATCCGAACTCATAGACGGAGTTGCAAAACTCAAATTGGAAAGACCGGATTGGGCGATGAGCACCGCAGCAGTTCAATTAGAAGAAAACGAGATCCAAGATCCGAACAGGGTCAAAGTGGTCTTGGACAAAAACGGAAGAGCGTTATACTTCTCCCGGTCTGCAATCCCTAGCCAATTTAAAAAAACAGTCCCGGCGTATAGACATCTGGGAATTTACGGATACGATAGAGACTTCTTACTTGGATATCCCGATCTTCCCCCAAGCGCATTAGAAGAATCTGAATCACTAGAACAATTGAGAGCAATGGAAGCAGGACATTCTATCGGAGTGTATATCGCAAATCGCGCCGCATTAAGTGTGGATACACCTGAAGATCTGGAATTAGTAGTGGAAGATTTTAAGAAGAAGGGACTGATCCCTTAA
- a CDS encoding STAS domain-containing protein, with protein sequence MSDEFKINVDLEPNVPVIHISGEITSEADDEILGKYQSIPEQRRTRVILNFHGTSYINSAGLATLISLITKASESSSKIEFAGLNDHFRKVMDIVGLTDFVLIHNTLQEALS encoded by the coding sequence ATGTCTGACGAATTCAAAATAAACGTGGATCTTGAACCTAATGTTCCGGTGATCCATATCTCCGGAGAAATTACCTCCGAGGCAGATGACGAAATTTTGGGAAAATACCAGTCCATTCCCGAACAACGTAGGACCAGGGTGATTCTGAATTTCCACGGAACGTCTTACATCAATTCGGCGGGACTTGCTACCTTGATCAGTTTGATCACCAAAGCAAGTGAGTCTTCTTCTAAAATTGAATTTGCAGGTCTAAACGATCATTTCAGAAAAGTGATGGATATCGTTGGTCTTACGGATTTCGTTTTAATCCATAACACTCTGCAAGAAGCTCTTAGTTAA
- a CDS encoding c-type cytochrome — MKTRAILISLFVSILSLIFLLNCGDKEKPKEEAAPVASAATLSPEVEEGKKLFLENGCNACHGDTGAGDGAAAASLNPKPRNYKAPANEWKNGPTEAGILKTLNNGIPSNPVMTSYKFLGDEKLKKIAKYVIHLNQN; from the coding sequence ATGAAGACTCGGGCAATCCTGATTTCCCTTTTTGTTTCCATTCTCTCCCTCATCTTCCTATTGAACTGCGGAGATAAAGAAAAGCCGAAAGAAGAAGCTGCACCTGTAGCAAGCGCAGCAACTTTAAGTCCTGAAGTAGAAGAAGGTAAAAAACTTTTTCTTGAAAACGGATGTAACGCATGCCACGGAGATACAGGCGCTGGAGACGGAGCAGCTGCAGCTAGCTTAAATCCAAAACCAAGAAATTACAAAGCACCTGCTAACGAATGGAAAAATGGTCCAACAGAAGCAGGAATTCTGAAAACTTTGAACAATGGAATTCCAAGCAACCCTGTGATGACTTCCTACAAGTTCTTAGGTGACGAAAAACTTAAAAAAATTGCTAAGTACGTAATCCACCTAAACCAAAATTAA
- a CDS encoding Zn-ribbon domain-containing OB-fold protein produces MAEVMEAHSLTGKKCKSCGFEATDPVVSCTSCGSEDVEAKTFSGKGKVYTYTVVHVGFGHLAPRAPYVLAVIELEEGAKTMSIIEGEYQGKPVTESVAIDMPVLFDRTETSTGFIFKPA; encoded by the coding sequence ATGGCTGAAGTTATGGAAGCTCATTCTTTAACCGGAAAAAAATGTAAGTCTTGTGGATTCGAAGCTACTGATCCTGTTGTTTCTTGCACGAGCTGCGGATCTGAAGATGTGGAAGCTAAAACTTTTTCAGGTAAAGGAAAGGTTTATACTTACACAGTAGTTCATGTCGGTTTCGGACATTTGGCACCAAGAGCGCCTTACGTTCTTGCAGTCATCGAATTAGAAGAAGGCGCAAAAACCATGAGTATTATCGAAGGAGAATACCAAGGTAAACCTGTCACTGAATCTGTTGCGATCGACATGCCTGTTCTTTTCGATAGAACAGAAACTTCTACGGGATTTATTTTTAAACCCGCTTGA
- a CDS encoding thiolase domain-containing protein — translation MREVAIIGAYETVHGNHKDRTLRDLVTEAGNGAIKDSGIDRKEIQAVYVGNYAGNEFNAQNTMGSYAANLLGLGDRPAIRTEGACASGGIAMRQGVLAVASGLYDTVLVLGVEKMNGLDPETTMEIVARGQDQDVEGGYCISGPSGFALNAIRHMHEFGTTKEMLATVAEKNYFHGSLNPFAHKQKEISFNNIMRARMVTTPFGFHDVSLVTDASAAVVITTKEKAKSVRKDYVVVKGSGIGGDYFNVALKKDSVSFPASVQAATEAFKMAGVERKDIDVLECHDCFTITEIINIEDLGFVEKGKGGQFTKDGHTRLGGKLPVNTSGGLKAKGHPVGATGVGQVVEMTFQLRDQSEKRQVANARTALTHVLGGPGAVSIVHILQRGE, via the coding sequence ATGAGAGAAGTAGCAATCATCGGGGCCTACGAAACGGTTCACGGTAATCATAAAGACAGAACTCTTCGCGATTTAGTCACAGAAGCAGGTAACGGAGCCATCAAAGATTCAGGCATAGACAGAAAGGAAATCCAAGCTGTTTATGTTGGAAACTACGCTGGCAATGAATTTAACGCTCAAAACACAATGGGTTCTTATGCAGCCAACTTACTTGGATTAGGTGATCGTCCCGCAATCCGCACCGAAGGAGCTTGTGCTTCCGGTGGGATCGCAATGAGACAGGGCGTTCTTGCAGTTGCATCCGGTCTATACGATACGGTTTTAGTTCTGGGTGTAGAAAAAATGAACGGCCTAGATCCGGAAACTACGATGGAAATCGTAGCAAGAGGACAAGACCAAGATGTAGAAGGTGGATATTGTATTTCCGGTCCTTCCGGTTTTGCATTGAATGCTATCCGCCATATGCATGAGTTCGGCACCACTAAGGAAATGTTGGCAACTGTTGCGGAAAAAAACTATTTCCACGGTAGCTTAAATCCATTTGCTCATAAACAAAAAGAGATTTCTTTCAATAATATCATGAGAGCAAGAATGGTAACTACTCCATTCGGTTTTCATGATGTTTCCCTGGTTACGGATGCTTCTGCTGCAGTTGTGATCACTACCAAAGAAAAAGCAAAGTCGGTTCGTAAGGACTATGTTGTAGTAAAAGGCTCCGGGATCGGCGGGGATTACTTCAATGTGGCTCTTAAAAAAGATTCCGTAAGCTTCCCCGCATCAGTTCAAGCTGCTACTGAGGCATTTAAAATGGCCGGTGTGGAAAGAAAGGACATCGATGTTCTGGAATGCCATGACTGTTTCACCATCACCGAGATCATTAATATAGAAGATCTTGGCTTTGTTGAAAAAGGAAAAGGTGGTCAGTTCACTAAAGATGGCCATACTCGATTAGGCGGAAAACTTCCTGTAAACACTTCAGGTGGTTTAAAAGCAAAAGGCCATCCAGTTGGTGCTACTGGTGTTGGGCAAGTTGTAGAGATGACTTTTCAACTTAGAGATCAATCTGAAAAACGACAAGTTGCAAATGCTCGCACTGCTCTAACTCACGTTTTAGGCGGCCCGGGCGCAGTTAGTATAGTGCATATCCTGCAAAGGGGGGAATAA
- a CDS encoding glucose 1-dehydrogenase has product MAKQFEGKVALVTGAASPRGLGRAIANTIARDGGDVVVVDLNKEHIEQAAADIAKEFGVKTLGIPVNVTKPEDCDAAINAVKEKFGKLDFLVNNAGVLKDNLFIRMSEQEYDFVMDVNAKGVFLMTKYASKLLLKAPSGRIVNISSLSGLSGQPGQANYSSSKAAVIALTKVAAREFSGRNVLVNAVCPGYVQTDMTASLPEEVQKKLTDPMFIPLKRPGTQQEIANAVEFFLSDKASYITGVFLRVDGGAGIGM; this is encoded by the coding sequence ATGGCAAAACAATTCGAAGGTAAAGTTGCATTAGTAACTGGAGCTGCATCTCCCAGAGGTTTAGGCCGCGCTATCGCCAATACTATCGCAAGAGATGGTGGGGATGTAGTCGTAGTAGACTTAAATAAAGAGCATATCGAGCAGGCGGCCGCTGATATCGCTAAAGAATTCGGCGTTAAAACATTAGGTATTCCAGTAAATGTTACTAAACCTGAAGATTGTGACGCTGCTATTAATGCTGTTAAAGAGAAATTCGGTAAACTGGATTTCTTAGTAAACAACGCTGGAGTTCTAAAAGATAATCTTTTTATCAGAATGAGCGAGCAAGAGTATGATTTCGTGATGGATGTGAACGCGAAAGGTGTGTTCTTGATGACCAAATACGCTTCTAAACTTCTTTTAAAAGCTCCTTCCGGTAGAATTGTGAATATCTCTTCTCTTTCAGGTCTTTCTGGTCAACCTGGCCAAGCAAACTACTCTTCTTCAAAAGCTGCTGTGATAGCCCTTACTAAAGTTGCAGCAAGAGAATTTTCAGGTAGAAACGTTTTAGTAAATGCGGTTTGCCCTGGTTATGTGCAAACGGATATGACTGCTTCTCTTCCTGAAGAAGTTCAGAAAAAACTTACCGATCCTATGTTCATTCCTTTGAAAAGACCGGGAACTCAACAAGAGATTGCTAACGCAGTGGAATTTTTCCTTTCAGATAAAGCATCTTATATCACTGGTGTTTTCCTTCGTGTAGACGGCGGCGCCGGTATCGGAATGTAA
- a CDS encoding YheT family hydrolase has protein sequence MFSSFHFVYLALFILLAFLVYYFIEVVEKPVLQFSEGEFVRRVIADSPRLTRKYFPTIWCFNNHLMLALLLFREHRSKFFHYDKIEQLKMKDGGVTGLAWSNIKGKKKTDSDPIAIVFHTISGDEQDVKSIVKTIRAQLNWASVVCIRRGHGNLPLSKPQINTMGSSSDLKEQLSYIKKKFPNSPLFGVGISAGSGLLARYLGESGTKSLLDAAVAISPAYDIEKAFHRVHPVYSKIMGQRLINYFLKRHYETLSSLGGFQEVLESKTLGEFQDRLHSLSGFDDKEEYYRHSNPALVMKNIRTPIMILNAKDDPICVNQNVLENLHWLENLPNSIHVYTKRGSHIAYFEGWKAISWSDHLVCEYFKAVEDQLPKNKKKLKTKTAKKR, from the coding sequence ATGTTCTCCTCCTTCCACTTCGTTTATCTCGCTTTATTCATCCTTCTCGCCTTCCTCGTTTATTATTTTATAGAAGTAGTAGAAAAACCTGTTCTCCAGTTCAGTGAAGGAGAGTTTGTAAGGAGGGTAATTGCAGATTCTCCCCGCTTAACTAGAAAATATTTTCCTACGATCTGGTGTTTTAATAATCATCTAATGCTGGCTCTCTTACTTTTTAGAGAACATCGTTCCAAATTTTTTCATTACGATAAGATCGAACAGCTTAAAATGAAGGACGGTGGTGTCACTGGACTTGCCTGGTCCAATATTAAAGGAAAGAAAAAGACGGATTCCGATCCAATTGCGATCGTCTTTCATACAATCAGTGGGGACGAACAAGATGTTAAATCTATTGTGAAAACGATTCGAGCTCAGCTGAATTGGGCTTCCGTGGTTTGTATTAGAAGAGGACATGGGAATCTTCCACTTTCTAAGCCGCAAATAAACACGATGGGGTCTAGTTCGGATTTAAAAGAGCAACTCTCTTACATTAAGAAAAAATTTCCGAATAGTCCTTTGTTTGGAGTGGGGATCTCTGCGGGTTCCGGATTGCTTGCTCGATACCTAGGTGAATCCGGTACTAAAAGTTTATTGGATGCTGCAGTTGCGATTTCACCCGCATATGATATCGAAAAAGCATTTCATAGGGTTCATCCGGTTTATAGTAAGATCATGGGCCAAAGACTGATTAATTATTTTTTGAAACGTCATTATGAAACCTTATCTTCCCTAGGAGGATTTCAAGAAGTGTTGGAATCAAAAACCTTAGGTGAATTCCAGGATCGTTTGCACAGCCTTTCTGGTTTTGACGATAAGGAAGAATATTACCGGCATTCGAACCCTGCATTGGTAATGAAAAATATCCGAACTCCAATCATGATCTTGAATGCAAAGGATGATCCTATCTGTGTAAACCAGAATGTTTTAGAGAATTTGCATTGGCTGGAAAATCTTCCTAATTCGATCCATGTTTATACAAAAAGAGGAAGCCATATTGCATATTTTGAAGGATGGAAAGCGATATCTTGGTCGGATCATCTTGTCTGCGAATATTTTAAAGCGGTTGAAGACCAATTGCCTAAAAATAAAAAGAAATTAAAAACTAAGACTGCGAAAAAGCGTTAA